A genomic segment from Micromonospora echinaurantiaca encodes:
- a CDS encoding PrsW family intramembrane metalloprotease codes for MRPEQRAGGDYADRMADTPPGGSRPPSPTAPAVAVVPAGTPAMPGRRLGWRRILVLVGVFLLITACAIYMVSVLNDELGIEALLIGVAAAILPVPVLVACFLWLDRYEPEPLKYLVFCFAWGAFVSTAASLEVNGFAAGLFAEMGLPTALTAVLVAPFIEELTKALGPILLLVFRRREWSGITDGLVYCGLSAVGFAMVENILYLGGYGYASGVDRYGPATGAQQVIAIFIVRILLFGFAHPLFTSMTGVGLGIAARTADRRVRFLAPVAGLLLAMMLHGTWNLLPTLTQATGQALIMLYGFIGVMVPIFFGMVGLAVWLRAWEGRLTERTLPDYVKAGWLTPPEVAALSSLGRRHAARVWARRVGGDAGVKAMRGYQFAATRLALLRDGALRGLDRRPVDRERTAREERELLDAITAYRAYFVGRDPQAPAGIWDGHRYHLRFPDGSQRPVEAPDEPVVPIPVVLAPPPPPVFPAGYGWPGPRPAAPWPPGHP; via the coding sequence ATGCGCCCGGAACAGCGGGCCGGGGGTGACTACGCTGACCGCATGGCCGACACCCCGCCCGGCGGTTCCCGACCGCCGTCGCCCACCGCGCCCGCCGTCGCCGTCGTGCCCGCCGGCACCCCCGCGATGCCGGGCCGCCGACTGGGCTGGCGGCGGATCCTCGTGCTGGTCGGGGTGTTCCTGCTGATCACCGCCTGCGCGATCTACATGGTGTCCGTGTTGAACGACGAACTCGGCATCGAGGCGCTGCTGATCGGCGTGGCCGCGGCGATCCTGCCGGTTCCGGTGCTGGTGGCCTGCTTCCTCTGGCTCGACCGGTACGAACCGGAACCGCTCAAGTACCTGGTCTTCTGCTTCGCCTGGGGCGCGTTCGTCTCCACCGCCGCCTCGCTGGAGGTCAACGGGTTCGCGGCCGGCCTGTTCGCCGAGATGGGTCTGCCGACCGCGCTCACCGCGGTGCTGGTGGCGCCGTTCATCGAGGAGTTGACCAAGGCGCTCGGGCCGATCCTGCTGCTGGTGTTCCGGCGCCGGGAGTGGTCCGGGATCACCGACGGCCTGGTCTACTGCGGGCTCTCCGCGGTCGGCTTCGCCATGGTGGAGAACATCCTCTACCTGGGCGGCTACGGCTACGCGTCGGGCGTGGACCGGTACGGCCCGGCGACCGGCGCGCAGCAGGTGATCGCGATCTTCATCGTCCGAATCCTGCTCTTCGGCTTCGCCCACCCGCTGTTCACCTCGATGACCGGGGTCGGCCTGGGCATCGCCGCGCGGACGGCGGACCGGCGGGTCCGGTTCCTCGCTCCGGTCGCCGGCCTGCTGCTGGCGATGATGCTGCACGGCACCTGGAACCTGCTGCCGACCCTCACGCAGGCCACCGGCCAGGCGCTGATCATGCTGTACGGCTTCATCGGCGTGATGGTGCCGATCTTCTTCGGCATGGTCGGGCTGGCGGTGTGGCTGCGCGCCTGGGAGGGGCGGCTCACCGAGCGGACCCTGCCCGACTACGTCAAGGCCGGCTGGCTCACCCCGCCCGAGGTGGCCGCGCTGAGCAGCCTCGGGCGCCGGCACGCGGCCCGGGTGTGGGCCCGCCGGGTGGGCGGTGACGCCGGGGTCAAGGCGATGCGCGGCTACCAGTTCGCGGCGACCCGGTTGGCGCTGCTGCGCGACGGGGCGCTGCGTGGGCTGGACCGCCGGCCGGTGGACAGGGAGCGGACGGCACGGGAGGAACGGGAGCTGCTGGACGCGATCACCGCGTACCGGGCGTACTTCGTGGGGAGGGATCCGCAGGCGCCGGCCGGGATCTGGGACGGGCACCGCTACCACCTGCGCTTCCCGGACGGCTCGCAGCGACCGGTGGAGGCGCCCGACGAGCCGGTGGTGCCGATCCCGGTGGTGCTGGCCCCGCCACCGCCGCCGGTCTTCCCGGCCGGCTACGGCTGGCCCGGCCCGCGCCCGGCCGCGCCCTGGCCGCCCGGGCACCCCTGA